A portion of the Oxynema aestuarii AP17 genome contains these proteins:
- a CDS encoding RNA-guided endonuclease InsQ/TnpB family protein codes for MDSGNTSLKSKKIRVYPETELKMTWRKWLAASRYCYNAGMARLRDTYFEGLKLPSAYDLRQVVMSNIPEWVNSTPFNLRGAAVLDAHAAFKNTPKEHKLRPKFRSCRQPVSSFKLQSQNWRGGTTYPTHKTESGIKLKELKVNASEEIPAAIPSDFNVILDRGRWFIAYTVEEERLTNPHQQAIALDPGVRTFLTGFDGNKVIELGNGSISRIVKLCKRLDRIQSETAKAKGRDNKRERFKLRKLARQLRIKIRNLVDECHKKTAAFLTSNYSQVIIPDFKSSSMVYRAKRKINHKTARSLLTWAHYRFKQRLVHQAVKRGCQVIEVTEEYTSKTCSKCGQIHNRLGGSKKFICPNCSHRIDRDANGSINVFLKTISGN; via the coding sequence ATGGACTCAGGAAATACAAGTCTCAAATCAAAGAAGATCCGGGTTTACCCTGAAACCGAATTAAAGATGACTTGGCGCAAGTGGCTGGCAGCTAGCAGATATTGCTATAACGCCGGAATGGCAAGATTACGCGATACTTACTTTGAAGGGCTTAAATTACCTAGTGCTTATGACTTGCGTCAGGTGGTGATGTCGAATATCCCGGAATGGGTAAATTCAACTCCCTTTAATTTGCGTGGAGCGGCGGTGCTCGACGCTCATGCCGCCTTTAAAAACACTCCCAAAGAACACAAGCTGAGGCCAAAGTTTCGGAGTTGCCGTCAACCCGTTTCATCCTTTAAGTTACAGTCTCAAAACTGGAGAGGGGGCACGACCTACCCAACGCACAAAACCGAGTCAGGAATTAAGCTAAAGGAGCTAAAAGTTAATGCCAGTGAAGAAATACCAGCAGCGATTCCGAGCGATTTTAATGTCATTTTGGATCGAGGTAGATGGTTTATAGCCTACACCGTCGAAGAGGAAAGGCTGACCAATCCTCATCAACAGGCGATCGCCCTAGACCCTGGAGTGAGAACTTTTTTGACTGGTTTTGACGGCAACAAGGTCATTGAACTAGGCAACGGCTCAATCTCGCGCATTGTCAAGCTCTGTAAGCGTTTAGATCGGATTCAGTCAGAAACTGCTAAAGCTAAAGGTAGAGACAATAAGCGCGAAAGATTCAAGCTAAGAAAGCTGGCTCGGCAGCTAAGAATAAAAATTAGAAACCTGGTTGATGAATGTCACAAAAAGACTGCTGCTTTCTTGACCTCTAATTACTCCCAGGTCATTATTCCCGACTTTAAGTCATCGTCTATGGTCTACAGAGCCAAGCGAAAGATTAACCATAAAACAGCACGTTCTTTGCTCACTTGGGCGCACTACCGCTTTAAACAGAGGCTGGTTCACCAAGCAGTTAAACGAGGCTGCCAGGTAATAGAAGTCACGGAAGAATATACAAGCAAAACCTGCTCAAAATGCGGGCAGATTCACAATCGGCTAGGCGGTTCTAAGAAATTTATCTGCCCCAATTGCTCCCATAGAATCGACCGGGATGCTAATGGCAGTATCAATGTCTTCTTGAAAACAATCTCTGGCAATTAG
- a CDS encoding FG-GAP-like repeat-containing protein, translating into MGSSTEQTASVVFDFDRNGVNDFAIAARSRGPSIVGYRRSATGWDAYAIEPETLAIEAGGVDYDIDGDGDRDLDVVVGEHQLEHPETAKVYWFENRDGVGLQWKSHLVAVGDEHHDGTQAIDLDRDGDLDLISIGWGHDRVLIYENIRVSGDLHASPEP; encoded by the coding sequence TTGGGTTCTTCGACCGAGCAAACGGCGAGTGTGGTTTTTGATTTCGATCGCAACGGCGTTAATGATTTCGCGATCGCCGCTCGCAGTCGCGGACCGTCGATTGTAGGATATCGGCGGTCCGCGACGGGGTGGGACGCTTACGCGATCGAACCGGAGACCTTAGCGATTGAAGCGGGGGGAGTCGATTACGACATTGACGGGGACGGCGATCGCGATCTGGATGTCGTCGTCGGCGAGCATCAGTTGGAGCATCCGGAAACCGCGAAAGTCTATTGGTTTGAGAATCGCGACGGTGTGGGTCTTCAGTGGAAGTCCCATCTGGTTGCCGTGGGCGACGAACACCATGACGGCACTCAGGCGATCGATCTCGATCGCGACGGCGATCTCGACTTGATTTCGATCGGTTGGGGACACGATCGCGTTCTCATTTACGAAAATATAAGGGTTTCGGGCGATCTTCATGCAAGTCCCGAGCCATAA